The proteins below are encoded in one region of Campylobacter rectus:
- a CDS encoding glycosyltransferase: MKKILFVDTGREYGGGTKSFLYLLRGLAAQQKYELCAFFESDYEAGECKISQVIEETGAKFIKFEPKKQPSKLKKELLRALGGQILAKYLYKRDYDYALCLLRQVQPDILHLNNHFSTNLAYIAAANTLNIAVVQHLRKNSPVEPFKLEILKRLKFTPVCVSNATYEFYAAQIKMPKNVVYNPVEAPVLKREKSETGENSDALIGDKNFGSTFNAAICDRACGEILGSASDGLTVSSKNGDFDNGAACDTDKIYVKFERLEAGGERQICSDLHETGEICGEGNTDGELKFKPRIYGKENELNLCAKSEEKAKFDAQNLHTQDRADQMLSRINLTARNGVRNASNKELGDKNLGLSQANLSIGRDKSVNKDAKALNEPQNGQNNSKNKNESRPQDECDFRKRGELNGAQNAKNKELEGDKNAALKAKFDAEKINIVMPANFLTLKGHELVFDALAGLKRSDIKVYFAGGGELKAGTKAKFDALIKSGKAEYLGFVSKMDEIYAACDYVLGFSSDEGLPRVVIEALGCGLGVVYSDIAVIREIYEISSKKQDFFIVQRSSDALLACFDGLRKPASKSPDEAVIKAFSIENYLRGIDRIYSEL; encoded by the coding sequence TTGAAAAAGATTTTGTTCGTCGATACGGGGCGCGAATACGGCGGCGGAACGAAGAGTTTCTTGTATCTTTTGCGGGGGCTTGCCGCGCAGCAAAAATACGAGCTTTGCGCGTTTTTTGAGAGTGATTACGAGGCTGGCGAGTGCAAAATCTCGCAAGTCATCGAAGAAACAGGGGCTAAATTTATAAAATTTGAGCCAAAAAAGCAGCCCTCAAAGCTAAAAAAAGAGCTTTTGCGCGCGCTGGGCGGTCAAATTTTAGCAAAATACCTCTATAAAAGAGACTACGACTACGCGCTTTGCTTGCTGCGGCAGGTGCAGCCCGATATCCTTCATCTAAATAATCACTTTTCAACCAATCTCGCCTACATCGCCGCCGCAAACACCCTAAATATCGCGGTAGTGCAGCACCTGCGTAAAAACTCGCCCGTCGAGCCCTTTAAGCTTGAGATTTTAAAGCGGCTAAAATTTACGCCCGTTTGCGTTTCAAACGCGACTTACGAATTTTACGCCGCGCAGATAAAGATGCCTAAAAACGTGGTTTATAATCCCGTGGAGGCGCCTGTTTTGAAACGGGAAAAATCTGAGACGGGTGAAAATTCGGATGCTTTAATCGGCGATAAAAATTTTGGCTCGACTTTTAACGCGGCGATCTGCGACCGAGCTTGCGGCGAGATTTTAGGCTCGGCTTCGGACGGGCTAACGGTGAGCTCAAAAAACGGCGATTTTGATAACGGCGCCGCGTGCGATACGGATAAAATTTACGTTAAATTTGAAAGATTGGAAGCCGGCGGCGAGAGGCAAATTTGCTCGGATTTACACGAGACTGGCGAAATTTGCGGAGAGGGAAATACGGACGGCGAGCTAAAATTTAAACCCCGAATTTACGGTAAGGAAAACGAGCTAAATTTGTGCGCAAAATCCGAGGAAAAAGCAAAATTTGACGCGCAAAATCTACATACTCAAGATCGCGCCGACCAGATGCTTAGCAGGATAAATTTAACAGCTCGAAACGGCGTCCGAAACGCCTCAAACAAAGAGCTTGGCGATAAAAATTTAGGTTTGTCGCAGGCAAATTTGAGTATCGGGCGCGATAAATCGGTAAATAAAGATGCAAAAGCGCTTAACGAGCCGCAAAACGGGCAAAATAACAGCAAAAATAAAAACGAAAGTCGTCCGCAGGACGAATGCGATTTTCGTAAAAGAGGCGAACTAAACGGCGCGCAAAATGCAAAAAATAAAGAGCTTGAGGGCGATAAAAACGCCGCCCTAAAAGCCAAATTTGACGCCGAAAAAATAAATATCGTAATGCCCGCAAATTTCTTGACGCTTAAAGGTCACGAGCTCGTTTTCGACGCGCTTGCGGGGCTAAAAAGAAGCGATATAAAAGTCTATTTCGCCGGCGGAGGCGAGCTAAAAGCGGGCACGAAAGCCAAATTTGACGCGCTGATAAAATCGGGCAAGGCCGAGTATCTGGGCTTTGTATCAAAGATGGACGAGATTTATGCAGCGTGCGACTACGTGCTTGGATTTTCCAGCGACGAAGGGCTGCCTAGAGTCGTCATCGAGGCGCTTGGCTGTGGGCTTGGCGTGGTGTATTCGGATATCGCCGTCATAAGGGAGATTTATGAAATCTCCTCGAAAAAGCAAGATTTTTTTATAGTTCAAAGAAGCTCGGACGCGCTTTTAGCCTGCTTTGATGGTTTGCGTAAGCCAGCCTCAAAAAGCCCCGACGAAGCCGTTATAAAGGCATTTAGCATAGAAAATTATCTTCGCGGGATAGATAGGATATATAGCGAACTTTGA
- a CDS encoding glycosyltransferase family 9 protein, whose product MKLFESAARLILRFKSVRKTQLVTQPIQTVCFFSNTALGDTIFNTPVFRVFRQNFPHVRTVALLNPSTAPLFKTDPNIDEILLYDGKKGGFLRALSQLKKIKPDVIFILHSNEPQATPLAVLSGAKYVFKLPNAGSKFSPFHSNTPEPYGDERYVVLNRLEQLKFVGIESRDTRLNLYLEASDFTRVDEMLKGYGARKFIGFQMGASTVSRQWFLQRWQELAEIILEHTDAVIVLTGSPAERAMTAQLEDVLRDQRVINVAGKFSLREAAALVARLDVLVTPDTGPLHVAAALKTPTIGLFAVASPVNSNPDFDENIHKFIKKPRTCSPCVGKNCKFQECMLQIEAHEVWEMLKEMI is encoded by the coding sequence ATGAAGCTCTTTGAGAGCGCGGCGCGGCTCATTTTGCGCTTTAAAAGCGTGCGCAAAACGCAGCTGGTTACGCAGCCCATACAAACGGTTTGTTTTTTTAGCAACACGGCGCTTGGCGACACGATTTTTAACACGCCCGTTTTTCGCGTCTTTCGGCAAAATTTCCCGCACGTACGCACGGTCGCGCTGCTAAATCCATCTACGGCACCGCTTTTTAAAACCGATCCGAATATCGACGAAATTTTACTCTACGACGGCAAAAAAGGCGGCTTTTTGCGCGCTTTATCGCAGCTAAAAAAGATAAAACCAGACGTCATCTTTATCCTGCACTCAAACGAGCCGCAGGCTACGCCGCTAGCTGTTTTAAGCGGGGCTAAATACGTCTTTAAGCTGCCAAATGCCGGCAGTAAATTTAGTCCCTTTCACTCAAACACGCCCGAGCCTTACGGAGATGAGAGGTATGTCGTGCTAAACCGCCTCGAGCAGCTTAAATTTGTCGGCATTGAGAGCCGCGATACGAGGCTAAATTTATACCTCGAGGCGAGCGATTTTACCCGCGTCGATGAGATGCTAAAAGGCTACGGCGCGCGCAAATTTATCGGCTTTCAGATGGGGGCGAGCACGGTTTCTAGGCAGTGGTTTTTGCAGCGTTGGCAGGAGCTGGCGGAGATTATTTTGGAGCATACGGACGCCGTTATCGTGCTAACGGGCAGTCCTGCCGAGCGAGCGATGACCGCGCAGCTAGAAGATGTGCTAAGAGACCAACGCGTGATAAATGTGGCGGGCAAATTTAGTCTGCGAGAGGCTGCGGCGCTGGTAGCAAGGCTTGACGTGCTAGTGACGCCCGACACCGGTCCGCTACATGTCGCAGCTGCGCTAAAAACGCCTACGATCGGGCTTTTTGCCGTCGCTTCGCCCGTGAACTCAAATCCGGATTTTGACGAAAATATCCATAAATTTATCAAAAAGCCACGCACCTGTTCGCCTTGCGTCGGCAAAAACTGCAAATTTCAGGAGTGTATGCTGCAAATTGAGGCGCACGAGGTCTGGGAGATGCTAAAGGAAATGATTTGA
- a CDS encoding glycosyltransferase family 4 protein has product MKKTDKINILELESSLGFGGQEHRTQRVINGLNKDKFKVFYALNPGSKSFEKPIDCEFVEFNLSKVYNIFEIFKICRFVREKKISVIATHSGKDGNIGAIVAKLTGAKVVRTRHLQTPIRSAFSYNVNDKIVVVSNAVKSQLVSQDVRGNLIDVIYTGVDTARFNPNFKKNIKVELNLSADCVVVGIVAVLRAAKNHKLLFEAFSELNLPNTALVVVGDGPQEENLKKMRTPNIYMLGSRTDVSEFLGSFDVFVLPSKMEALGTALLEAQSCGVSCIGSDAGGIGEAINSGETGLLFKNGDKESLKAALKTLIEDAALRAKFSANAREFIVRNFSIETMVAQTEAMYEAL; this is encoded by the coding sequence ATGAAAAAAACGGACAAAATCAACATCCTAGAGCTTGAAAGCTCGCTAGGCTTCGGCGGTCAGGAGCACCGCACGCAGCGCGTCATAAACGGGCTAAATAAGGATAAATTTAAGGTATTTTACGCGCTAAATCCAGGCTCAAAAAGCTTTGAAAAGCCTATTGATTGCGAGTTTGTGGAATTTAACCTAAGCAAGGTCTATAATATTTTTGAAATTTTTAAAATTTGCCGTTTCGTGCGCGAAAAAAAGATCTCCGTCATCGCCACGCACTCGGGCAAGGACGGCAACATCGGCGCGATCGTCGCAAAGCTAACGGGCGCGAAAGTCGTGCGCACTAGACACCTGCAAACGCCGATCAGATCAGCATTTAGCTACAACGTAAATGACAAAATCGTAGTCGTCTCAAACGCCGTAAAATCCCAGCTCGTCTCGCAGGACGTGCGGGGAAATTTGATAGATGTTATCTATACGGGTGTGGATACGGCGCGGTTTAATCCAAATTTTAAAAAAAATATAAAAGTGGAGCTAAATTTGAGCGCGGACTGCGTCGTAGTCGGTATCGTGGCAGTCTTGCGCGCGGCGAAAAATCATAAGCTATTATTTGAAGCTTTTAGCGAGCTAAATCTGCCAAACACCGCTTTAGTCGTGGTCGGCGACGGTCCGCAGGAAGAAAATCTAAAAAAGATGAGGACGCCAAATATCTACATGCTAGGCTCGCGCACCGACGTGAGCGAGTTTTTGGGTAGTTTTGACGTTTTCGTTCTGCCCTCAAAGATGGAGGCGCTGGGCACGGCGCTACTGGAGGCGCAGTCGTGCGGAGTGTCTTGCATCGGTAGCGATGCGGGCGGTATCGGCGAGGCGATAAATAGCGGCGAAACGGGGCTCTTGTTTAAAAACGGTGATAAAGAATCGCTCAAAGCGGCCTTAAAAACACTGATAGAAGACGCGGCGCTTCGGGCGAAATTTAGCGCGAACGCGAGGGAATTTATCGTGCGAAACTTCTCGATAGAGACGATGGTCGCGCAGACAGAAGCGATGTATGAAGCTCTTTGA
- a CDS encoding glycosyltransferase family 9 protein, producing the protein MKILLVRNDNIGDLICTTPAIEALRKAHPHAQIDIVVNSLNACVVRGNPFLNKIYIYTKPKHVKGAAAKVRAFWRKCKILLQIRREKYDATVIFRSAYSPSAAIFARAAAAKTTIGAAKQNEGGSLITHKLSFNPPPHEVLLCYELAAPLGAKFDGEKTLYVPSFKSEKFKDFVFFHVSSRVEQNRMDEAKILRILGFLKQNFRHVAVSAEDAKLGEKVAQEAGVEFASTASLDELAGYIRAAKFVLTLDGGVAHLAPALGVKTVLALGKTDAARWAPIYGGAKCIVLQSASKRAQDAADEEIHEAVKNI; encoded by the coding sequence GTGAAAATTTTGCTCGTTAGAAACGATAATATCGGCGATCTCATCTGCACGACGCCAGCGATTGAAGCGCTGCGAAAGGCTCATCCGCATGCGCAGATAGATATCGTGGTAAATAGCCTAAACGCATGCGTCGTTCGCGGCAATCCATTTTTAAACAAAATCTATATCTACACGAAACCAAAGCACGTAAAAGGAGCGGCGGCAAAGGTGCGGGCATTTTGGAGGAAATGTAAAATTTTACTTCAAATTCGCCGCGAAAAATACGATGCGACGGTGATTTTTAGAAGCGCTTATTCGCCCTCTGCCGCGATATTTGCCAGAGCAGCCGCAGCTAAAACGACCATAGGAGCGGCAAAGCAAAACGAGGGCGGGTCGTTGATAACGCATAAACTAAGCTTTAATCCGCCGCCTCACGAGGTGCTGCTTTGTTACGAGCTAGCCGCGCCGCTGGGAGCGAAATTTGACGGGGAAAAGACGCTTTACGTGCCGAGCTTTAAAAGCGAGAAATTTAAGGATTTTGTATTTTTTCACGTCTCTTCAAGAGTGGAGCAAAACCGTATGGACGAGGCTAAAATTTTGCGGATTTTGGGATTTTTAAAGCAAAATTTTAGGCACGTCGCCGTTAGTGCCGAGGATGCGAAACTGGGCGAAAAAGTAGCGCAAGAAGCGGGCGTGGAGTTTGCCTCGACTGCGAGCCTAGATGAACTTGCAGGCTACATCCGGGCGGCTAAATTTGTCCTTACGCTTGACGGCGGCGTAGCGCATCTAGCTCCTGCGCTTGGCGTAAAAACGGTGCTGGCGCTTGGCAAAACGGACGCCGCTCGCTGGGCTCCCATTTACGGCGGCGCGAAGTGTATCGTGCTGCAAAGCGCGAGTAAAAGGGCGCAGGACGCGGCGGACGAGGAAATCCACGAGGCGGTCAAAAATATATGA
- a CDS encoding glycosyltransferase family 4 protein: MKKIVFLRLDLDAIGGAQRYLSRLVKALKDSGVECETRGFNGSKKLSSWIKALLFNSQAKRQKSADEIYFSLERITCADIYRAGDGVHKVYMKTKPFWFTNPLNFVIPYLEKRTFKNAKKIIANSNFIKRQICETYGIVPEKIAVVYNGVNLPTRVQKGSAKLALCEEFGLDFHLPTLLFVGSGFKRKGAEEFLRIAARLKTRVNCLIVGRDKNATRYKNLAKELGLNAVFTGAQKSAARFYEGSELFLFPTAYEPFSNVVLEALSYGCVAITTAQNGAAEILPGEFVMSSPQDYDICALIDDILNDDERLAMLQERNLALASEFGIEKNANATLEIIRANLD, encoded by the coding sequence ATGAAAAAAATAGTATTTTTAAGGCTCGATTTGGATGCTATCGGCGGGGCGCAGAGATATCTCTCGCGGCTCGTTAAAGCTCTAAAAGATTCGGGCGTTGAGTGCGAGACTCGCGGATTTAACGGTAGCAAAAAGCTAAGCTCGTGGATCAAAGCCCTGCTTTTTAACTCGCAAGCAAAGCGGCAAAAGAGCGCGGACGAGATTTATTTCAGCCTTGAGCGCATCACCTGCGCCGACATCTACCGCGCGGGTGACGGCGTGCACAAAGTCTATATGAAAACCAAGCCTTTTTGGTTCACAAATCCCCTAAATTTCGTTATTCCATACCTCGAAAAGCGCACTTTTAAAAATGCCAAAAAAATCATCGCCAACTCAAATTTTATAAAGCGTCAAATTTGCGAGACCTACGGCATCGTCCCTGAAAAGATCGCGGTCGTCTATAACGGCGTAAATTTACCTACACGCGTGCAAAAAGGCTCGGCAAAGCTCGCTCTTTGCGAGGAATTCGGGCTTGATTTTCACCTACCGACGCTGCTGTTTGTGGGAAGCGGCTTTAAACGCAAGGGCGCGGAGGAGTTCTTGCGCATCGCGGCTCGCCTAAAAACCCGCGTAAACTGCCTGATCGTCGGCCGCGACAAAAACGCCACCCGCTACAAAAATCTAGCCAAGGAACTAGGCCTAAACGCCGTATTTACGGGCGCGCAAAAAAGCGCGGCGAGATTTTACGAAGGCAGCGAGCTGTTTTTGTTCCCGACGGCGTACGAGCCGTTTTCAAACGTCGTTTTGGAGGCGCTTAGCTACGGCTGCGTCGCTATCACGACCGCTCAAAACGGCGCGGCAGAGATACTACCGGGGGAGTTTGTGATGAGCTCGCCGCAAGACTACGACATCTGCGCTCTGATCGACGATATCTTAAACGACGACGAGCGGCTGGCAATGCTACAAGAGCGAAATTTGGCGCTTGCTAGCGAGTTTGGCATCGAAAAAAACGCGAACGCGACGCTGGAGATCATACGTGCGAATCTTGATTGA
- a CDS encoding glycosyltransferase family 9 protein, protein MSTAFGKTATNSEQKFKNLSQDFKAQTQKLENQAQNFKKKDLLTAQNRENLADKHVKIVFFGSFAACELFKAHPNCERVVVDNSKKAKFRLWRLFWQARNLGKFDAAFSFRSSFASKILLYGARAQQKFIFQKSKDGAHQVQKYLKFVKSALNLKRADDELKLYFEPRKFDAPVLGLNPGASYGSAKRWYPAYFAQVALHFKDKFKIMIFGGVGERDMCEQIERILRENGADCENLAGKTSVKELCENIGGTGQSGGIFVTNDSGPMHIAAAYKTPTIALFGPTRFTQTCPWRNENARILHLNLECMPCMKRACPLKNHACMKDLSPQAVIQTIEREFFGKAQGN, encoded by the coding sequence ATATCGACTGCGTTTGGCAAAACGGCGACGAATTCGGAGCAAAAATTTAAAAATTTGTCGCAGGATTTTAAAGCGCAGACGCAAAAGCTCGAGAATCAAGCGCAAAATTTTAAAAAAAAAGATCTACTAACAGCACAAAATCGCGAAAATTTAGCCGATAAACACGTCAAAATCGTATTTTTTGGCTCGTTTGCGGCGTGCGAGCTTTTTAAAGCTCATCCAAACTGCGAGCGCGTCGTCGTAGATAACAGCAAAAAGGCTAAATTTAGGCTCTGGCGGCTGTTTTGGCAGGCGAGAAATCTGGGCAAATTCGACGCTGCGTTTAGCTTTAGAAGCTCGTTTGCGAGTAAAATTTTACTTTACGGGGCGCGGGCGCAGCAAAAATTTATTTTCCAAAAAAGCAAAGACGGCGCGCATCAGGTGCAAAAATACCTAAAATTCGTCAAATCGGCGTTAAATTTAAAACGGGCGGACGACGAGCTAAAGCTTTACTTTGAGCCGCGCAAATTTGACGCTCCGGTGCTCGGACTAAATCCCGGCGCTAGCTACGGAAGCGCCAAACGCTGGTACCCAGCCTACTTCGCGCAGGTGGCGCTGCATTTTAAAGATAAATTTAAGATTATGATTTTCGGCGGCGTGGGCGAGCGGGATATGTGCGAGCAGATCGAGCGAATTTTACGCGAAAACGGCGCTGACTGCGAAAATCTAGCGGGCAAAACGAGCGTGAAGGAGCTTTGCGAAAATATCGGCGGTACCGGGCAAAGCGGCGGGATATTCGTCACGAACGACAGCGGCCCGATGCATATCGCAGCAGCCTACAAGACGCCTACGATCGCGCTTTTTGGGCCGACGAGATTTACACAGACCTGTCCGTGGCGCAACGAAAACGCCCGCATCCTGCACCTAAATCTAGAGTGCATGCCGTGTATGAAGCGCGCCTGCCCGCTAAAAAACCACGCTTGCATGAAAGATCTCTCACCGCAAGCCGTCATCCAGACGATCGAGCGAGAGTTTTTCGGCAAAGCGCAAGGAAATTAG
- a CDS encoding YolD-like family protein yields MNRDRAKIFSSFNPLSTLEKALKAQEREKSEKLDLDESKIEEILNKISKLKPADKVRITYHDGQGYVSIEGLVSNVNLMDKSLTVVKTRVKFDDIYAVEVVL; encoded by the coding sequence GTGAATAGGGATAGAGCCAAAATCTTTAGCTCGTTTAACCCTCTCTCAACTCTAGAAAAAGCCCTAAAAGCGCAGGAGCGAGAAAAGAGCGAAAAGCTAGATCTTGACGAATCAAAAATAGAAGAAATCCTAAATAAAATAAGCAAACTAAAGCCCGCCGACAAGGTAAGAATCACATACCACGACGGGCAGGGCTACGTGAGCATAGAGGGGCTAGTCTCAAACGTAAATTTGATGGATAAAAGCTTAACGGTAGTAAAAACGAGGGTTAAATTTGACGATATCTACGCGGTTGAGGTTGTTTTGTGA
- a CDS encoding Y-family DNA polymerase, whose translation MKTQTPAYAVIDLKSFYASVECVERGLDPFEANLVVADASRGESSVCLAVSPALKALGVKNRCRLFEIPKNIKYIIAAPRMQFYIDYAAKIYGIYLKYVAKEDIYVYSIDEAFIDLTSYLKFYKLEARAMAKMIMDDILKTTGVTPTCGIGTNLYLAKIALDILAKHSEDNIAFLDEALYKEKLWTHRPLNDFWRIGKQTRAKLERYGIFCMKDMANAPFSLLEKVFGIDAYIALDHANGIEPTTIADIKAYKPPTKSYFSSEILPRDYERLEALIVLKEMTDRLALKMINEEVRASGLTINIKFADKNEPAQRATVRFKTPSNIASALMDAVQELYLKKIKNAGLIRQIGISANDVVKESKTEKSLFEEENAKEKTVLKTLNKIKEKYGKNSILRATDLLPEATGRDRNKKIGGHKSGE comes from the coding sequence ATGAAAACACAAACTCCCGCCTACGCCGTCATCGATCTAAAGTCCTTCTACGCCTCGGTCGAGTGCGTTGAGCGAGGGCTTGATCCATTTGAGGCAAATTTGGTCGTCGCAGACGCTAGCAGAGGCGAGAGCAGCGTGTGTCTAGCCGTTAGTCCCGCACTAAAGGCGCTCGGCGTAAAAAACAGATGCAGACTGTTTGAGATCCCTAAAAATATCAAATATATAATCGCTGCGCCCAGGATGCAGTTTTACATCGACTACGCGGCTAAAATTTACGGCATCTACCTAAAATACGTTGCCAAAGAGGACATCTACGTTTACTCCATCGACGAGGCGTTTATCGACCTCACCTCGTATCTAAAATTTTATAAACTAGAAGCTAGAGCTATGGCAAAGATGATAATGGACGACATCCTAAAAACTACGGGCGTAACGCCGACCTGCGGCATAGGGACGAATCTATACCTAGCTAAAATCGCCCTTGATATCCTAGCTAAGCACAGCGAGGATAATATCGCCTTTTTAGACGAAGCGCTCTATAAAGAAAAGCTCTGGACGCATCGGCCGCTAAATGATTTTTGGCGTATAGGCAAGCAAACTAGAGCAAAGCTTGAGAGATACGGGATATTTTGTATGAAGGATATGGCAAACGCGCCCTTTAGCCTGCTAGAAAAGGTGTTTGGCATCGACGCCTACATCGCGCTAGATCACGCAAACGGTATCGAGCCCACCACTATAGCCGATATCAAGGCCTATAAACCCCCAACCAAATCATACTTTAGCTCTGAAATTTTACCTAGGGACTACGAGAGGCTAGAGGCTCTAATCGTGCTAAAAGAGATGACCGATAGGCTAGCTCTAAAGATGATAAACGAGGAGGTGCGGGCTAGCGGGCTCACGATAAATATCAAATTCGCCGATAAAAATGAACCTGCGCAAAGAGCCACGGTAAGGTTTAAAACCCCGAGCAATATCGCTAGCGCACTCATGGACGCGGTGCAGGAGCTATATCTAAAAAAGATAAAAAACGCAGGCCTCATCAGGCAAATCGGCATATCTGCAAACGACGTCGTAAAGGAAAGCAAAACCGAAAAAAGCCTCTTTGAAGAAGAAAACGCAAAAGAAAAAACGGTGCTAAAAACACTAAATAAGATAAAAGAAAAATACGGCAAAAACTCCATCCTAAGGGCTACCGATCTGCTGCCGGAGGCCACCGGACGAGATAGAAACAAAAAGATAGGAGGACACAAAAGCGGTGAATAG
- the gmhA gene encoding D-sedoheptulose 7-phosphate isomerase produces MIKSELEGHLATIKATFALEADIKKACETAVATLKAGGKILLCGNGGSAADAQHIAAELTGRYKTERGALAGIALTTDTSALTAIGNDYGYEFVFSRQLEALGREGDLLIAISTSGNSGNVVKALELARKIGIKTIGLSGRTGGSMNELCELNLVVPSNDTPRIQEMHIMIGHIICQAIDDAF; encoded by the coding sequence ATGATAAAAAGCGAGCTAGAGGGACATCTAGCCACGATAAAAGCGACATTTGCACTGGAAGCTGATATCAAAAAAGCCTGCGAAACGGCGGTAGCGACGCTAAAGGCGGGCGGTAAAATTTTACTTTGCGGAAATGGCGGAAGTGCCGCAGACGCTCAGCATATCGCAGCCGAGCTAACGGGTCGCTACAAAACCGAGCGCGGCGCGCTAGCTGGCATAGCTCTAACGACCGATACCTCAGCGCTCACGGCGATCGGCAACGACTACGGATATGAGTTCGTTTTCTCGCGTCAGCTGGAGGCTCTGGGCCGTGAGGGCGATCTGCTCATCGCGATCTCTACTAGCGGAAACAGCGGCAACGTCGTAAAAGCGCTCGAGCTAGCGCGAAAAATCGGTATCAAAACGATCGGTTTAAGCGGCCGCACGGGAGGCTCGATGAACGAGCTTTGCGAGCTAAATTTGGTCGTGCCGTCAAACGATACGCCGCGCATCCAAGAGATGCACATAATGATAGGGCATATCATCTGCCAAGCTATCGACGATGCGTTTTAG
- the rfaE1 gene encoding D-glycero-beta-D-manno-heptose-7-phosphate kinase, producing MREVRALVAGDLMLDHYIWGSCERISPEAPVQVVKIKNETKRLGGAGNVVLNLLSLGAKVGVISVLGDDETGDEIERILLEQGARPEFIKREIGRTSSIKSRVMATHQQVVRIDKESVEAVTCEDELAANFARALESYDVALLSDYGKGVLTPSLCQKLIKACEDAGKPVLIDPKGADYSKYKGATLLTPNKKEAGEAVGFKIENDEQLFTALNLLKNELNLTHSLITISEEGIALLEDGQAVKFPALAKEVFDVTGAGDTVLATLGVMLGAGEGVKKAIETANLAAAVVVAKVGSATASFEEINELVRRKNAAGFEEKIKNADDLAATLANRGEKRLVFTNGCFDILHAGHVGYLAKAREFGDILVVGLNSDASVRALKGDTRPVNAQADRATVLAALGAVDYVTIFDELTPLNLIEKLRPDVLVKGADYEGKEVVGSSVVKDVRLVEFVAGKSTSATIKRIKSEHC from the coding sequence ATGCGTGAAGTACGTGCTTTGGTCGCGGGCGATCTGATGCTCGATCACTATATCTGGGGTAGCTGCGAGCGTATCTCGCCCGAAGCTCCCGTGCAGGTGGTAAAGATAAAAAACGAAACCAAACGCCTAGGCGGAGCGGGCAACGTGGTGCTAAATTTGCTCTCATTGGGCGCGAAAGTTGGCGTCATAAGCGTGCTCGGAGATGACGAAACGGGCGACGAGATAGAGCGGATCTTGCTGGAGCAGGGCGCTAGACCTGAGTTTATCAAGCGCGAGATCGGACGCACGAGCTCGATAAAAAGCCGTGTGATGGCGACGCATCAGCAAGTCGTGCGCATAGATAAAGAAAGCGTCGAAGCCGTAACGTGCGAGGACGAGCTGGCGGCAAATTTCGCCCGCGCGCTGGAGAGCTACGACGTCGCGCTGCTATCTGATTACGGCAAAGGCGTGCTGACGCCGTCGCTGTGCCAAAAACTCATAAAGGCATGCGAAGATGCGGGCAAACCCGTGCTCATCGATCCAAAAGGCGCGGACTACTCGAAATACAAGGGCGCTACGCTACTAACGCCCAATAAAAAAGAAGCGGGCGAGGCCGTGGGTTTTAAAATAGAAAACGACGAGCAGCTTTTTACGGCGCTAAATTTACTAAAAAACGAGCTAAATTTGACCCATTCGCTGATCACGATCTCTGAGGAGGGCATTGCGCTTTTGGAGGACGGGCAGGCGGTTAAATTTCCTGCTCTGGCAAAAGAGGTCTTTGACGTCACGGGCGCGGGGGACACGGTGCTAGCGACTCTGGGCGTGATGCTGGGTGCGGGCGAAGGCGTCAAAAAAGCGATCGAGACGGCAAATTTAGCCGCCGCGGTCGTCGTGGCCAAGGTCGGCTCGGCGACGGCAAGCTTTGAGGAGATAAACGAGCTCGTGCGCCGTAAAAACGCGGCCGGCTTCGAGGAGAAAATCAAAAACGCGGATGATCTAGCCGCGACGCTGGCAAATCGCGGCGAAAAGCGGCTTGTTTTTACAAACGGCTGCTTTGATATCCTGCATGCGGGGCATGTGGGTTATCTCGCTAAAGCGCGGGAATTCGGCGATATACTAGTCGTCGGACTAAACTCGGACGCCTCGGTGCGCGCGCTAAAAGGCGACACTCGCCCCGTAAACGCGCAGGCCGACCGCGCTACCGTGCTGGCGGCTCTTGGGGCGGTTGATTACGTGACGATATTTGACGAGCTCACGCCTCTAAATTTGATCGAAAAACTACGCCCCGACGTGCTCGTCAAGGGCGCGGACTATGAAGGTAAAGAAGTCGTCGGCAGCAGTGTCGTAAAAGACGTGCGGCTGGTGGAGTTCGTGGCCGGCAAAAGCACGAGCGCGACGATAAAAAGGATAAAAAGTGAACACTGTTGA